A genomic window from Agreia sp. COWG includes:
- a CDS encoding NADP-dependent oxidoreductase: MRSPDVTRVVEYDQVGDADVLVVRTKPLRQPEPGEVTVKVVSAGINHIETFIRCGEEASREDEPFPRSSGSDFAGIVVASADSSIPKGTEVVGHVRSGAHATYLTVSADALVKKPRTLEWEMAGGLYLSGVTALDILDELRIDKDDTVVISAAAGAVGSIESQIARFRGAHVIGTCGDRNFDYLRQIGITPVKYGPAIEERIRAASKGKPVTAFIDNFGQDGQELATELGVPASKYRSSEDRRDTELKLLQDDVDSVAHGTQQLEAIVKLAAEHTFSLLVSGFYPLDDVVLAYADLQKLHSRGKIVLGTDPVSTYRSVKARDVHDALA, from the coding sequence ATGAGAAGCCCGGATGTAACCAGAGTCGTTGAGTACGACCAGGTCGGCGACGCCGACGTGCTCGTCGTACGAACCAAGCCGCTGCGACAGCCGGAGCCCGGAGAGGTCACCGTCAAGGTCGTCTCGGCAGGCATCAATCACATCGAGACGTTCATCCGCTGCGGCGAAGAGGCGTCGAGAGAAGACGAGCCGTTCCCTCGCTCGTCGGGCAGCGACTTCGCCGGCATCGTCGTGGCGTCGGCCGACTCGAGCATCCCGAAGGGCACCGAGGTCGTCGGTCACGTGCGTTCGGGAGCGCACGCCACCTACCTCACCGTCTCCGCCGACGCACTGGTCAAGAAGCCGCGCACGCTCGAATGGGAGATGGCGGGCGGGCTCTACCTGTCGGGCGTGACCGCGCTCGACATTCTCGACGAACTCCGGATCGATAAGGACGACACCGTGGTGATCTCGGCCGCCGCCGGTGCGGTGGGGAGCATCGAATCGCAGATCGCCCGGTTCCGGGGTGCCCACGTGATCGGAACGTGCGGCGACCGCAACTTCGACTACCTGCGGCAGATCGGCATCACCCCGGTGAAGTACGGCCCCGCCATCGAAGAGCGCATCCGGGCGGCCAGCAAGGGCAAGCCGGTGACCGCCTTCATCGACAACTTCGGCCAAGACGGCCAGGAGCTGGCGACCGAGCTGGGCGTGCCGGCGTCGAAGTACCGCTCGAGCGAGGATCGCCGCGACACCGAGCTGAAGCTGCTCCAAGACGACGTCGACTCGGTCGCCCACGGCACGCAGCAGCTCGAGGCCATCGTGAAGCTCGCGGCCGAGCACACCTTCAGCCTGCTCGTCTCCGGCTTCTATCCGCTCGACGACGTCGTGCTCGCGTACGCCGATCTGCAGAAGCTGCATTCGAGGGGCAAGATCGTTCTCGGCACCGACCCGGTCTCGACCTATCGCAGCGTCAAGGCCCGCGACGTGCACGACGCCCTGGCGTAG
- a CDS encoding bifunctional proline dehydrogenase/L-glutamate gamma-semialdehyde dehydrogenase has translation MTTANPNSPEFEADPSVRPADLAAPAIALVRRWLDESKDVAPDPAAERLAGVLDDPNGLAFTVGFVDGVARPEDVAVAAKNLQSLTGTVPAFLPWYLKSAVSAGGAFGEVIPGVVVPAARRVLRQMVGHLVVDATPAKLGPAIEKLRADGSRLNLNLLGEAVLGSAEARRRLEGAKQLLARDDVDYVSVKVSSVASDLSMWAFDETVERVAETLMPLYRVALPGSKFINLDMEEYRDLDLTIAVFMRILDREELLGYTGGIVLQAYLPDALAAMQRLQAWAVARRERGGAPIKVRVVKGANLAMEHVDAALHGWPQATYDTKVDTDTNYKRVLDWALTPERTDAVQIGVAGHNLFDIALAWLLAKHRGVTEHIDFEMLLGMATGQAAAVSREVGQLLLYTPVVHPKEFDVAISYLVRRLEENASDQNFMSSVFEIAGSDSAFEREKNRFLASVDMLAAPGGENDEPSPNRTQNRADVSTLARASGFTNTPDTDPSLAANRAWGRRILSLVNPQNTLGVDTIAAAHIEDALALDIVVEKAHAASAEWGARTGVERAAVLRRAALSLEANRDRLIEVMAAETGKTIAEGDPEVSEAIDFANYYAEGAEDLDRIEGARFTPSRLTVVTPPWNFPVAIPAGSMLAALAAGSAVVIKPAPQARRSAGVLLEALWESGIPRDLLALVDIEEGALGRQLVSHELVDRVILTGAYETAKLFRSWRRELPLLAETSGKNAIVVTPSADLDLAVADIVKSAFGHAGQKCSAASLVILVGSVARSERFHRQLVDAVSSLRVGYASDPLTEMGPLIEPASGKLLDAFSVLGEGEKWLVEPVRRSSDGRLWTPGVREGVQPSSTFHTTEYFGPVLGIMHATSLEHAIELQNGTDYGLTAGLHSLDEAEIEQWLATVEAGNLYVNRGITGAIVERQPFGGWKRSAVGAGAKAGGPNYLMHLGTWATDAGEPSQNLSNAGFDGRVGALLDSAQPGLDWTHFDIARRGAKSDAVAWAGHFAPVDRSALGVERNILRYRPVPTTVRLSENARLHELLRVLSAATLVRSKVTVSSAHKLPRPMRALLKEWGVKVFIEDDATWLTRVTAAEVATPRIRLIGGSAIALAEALGDEPDVAVYAGEVTRAGRVELLSFVREQAISMTNHRFGNPTSLAEGLL, from the coding sequence GTGACCACAGCCAACCCGAACTCGCCCGAATTCGAGGCCGACCCGAGCGTGCGGCCCGCTGATCTGGCCGCGCCCGCGATCGCCCTCGTGCGGCGCTGGCTCGACGAGTCGAAAGACGTGGCCCCCGACCCCGCCGCCGAGAGGCTCGCGGGTGTGCTCGACGACCCGAACGGACTCGCCTTCACCGTGGGGTTCGTCGACGGCGTCGCCCGCCCCGAAGACGTGGCCGTCGCGGCGAAGAACCTGCAGTCGCTCACGGGCACCGTGCCCGCTTTCCTTCCCTGGTACCTCAAGAGTGCGGTCTCCGCCGGGGGCGCCTTCGGCGAGGTCATTCCGGGCGTCGTGGTGCCGGCCGCTCGCAGGGTGCTGCGGCAGATGGTGGGCCACCTCGTGGTCGACGCCACTCCCGCCAAGCTCGGCCCCGCCATCGAGAAGCTGCGCGCAGACGGCTCCCGGCTCAACCTGAACCTTCTCGGCGAGGCCGTGCTCGGCAGCGCCGAGGCCCGCCGCCGCCTCGAGGGCGCGAAGCAGTTGCTCGCCCGAGACGACGTGGATTACGTCTCGGTCAAGGTCTCCTCCGTGGCCAGCGATCTGTCTATGTGGGCCTTCGACGAGACGGTCGAGCGCGTCGCCGAGACCCTCATGCCGCTGTACCGCGTCGCGTTGCCCGGCAGCAAGTTCATCAACCTCGACATGGAGGAGTACCGCGACCTCGACCTCACCATCGCGGTCTTCATGCGCATCCTCGATCGCGAAGAGCTGCTCGGCTACACCGGCGGCATCGTTCTGCAGGCCTATCTGCCGGATGCCCTGGCGGCCATGCAGCGCCTGCAGGCCTGGGCGGTCGCCCGCCGCGAACGCGGGGGTGCGCCCATCAAGGTGCGCGTCGTCAAGGGCGCGAACCTCGCCATGGAGCACGTCGACGCCGCTCTGCACGGCTGGCCTCAGGCCACTTACGACACCAAGGTCGACACCGACACGAACTATAAGAGGGTGCTCGACTGGGCGCTCACCCCCGAGCGCACAGACGCCGTGCAGATCGGCGTGGCCGGGCACAACCTGTTCGACATCGCCCTGGCCTGGCTGCTCGCGAAGCACCGCGGCGTGACTGAGCACATCGACTTCGAGATGCTGCTCGGCATGGCCACCGGCCAGGCCGCCGCCGTGAGTCGCGAGGTCGGCCAGCTGCTTCTCTACACGCCCGTGGTGCACCCGAAGGAGTTCGACGTGGCGATCAGCTATCTCGTGCGCCGCCTCGAAGAGAACGCCAGCGATCAGAACTTCATGTCGAGCGTGTTCGAGATCGCGGGCAGCGACTCCGCGTTCGAGCGTGAGAAGAACCGCTTCTTGGCGAGCGTCGACATGCTTGCGGCGCCCGGGGGCGAGAACGACGAGCCCTCGCCCAACCGCACGCAGAACCGGGCCGATGTGTCGACGCTGGCCCGGGCATCCGGCTTCACCAACACACCCGACACCGACCCGTCGCTCGCGGCGAACCGGGCGTGGGGGCGGCGCATCCTGTCGCTGGTGAACCCGCAGAACACCCTCGGTGTCGACACGATCGCCGCCGCCCACATCGAGGATGCGCTCGCTCTCGACATCGTCGTCGAGAAGGCGCACGCGGCCAGTGCCGAGTGGGGAGCCCGCACGGGAGTCGAGCGCGCAGCCGTTCTGCGTCGCGCGGCCCTGTCTCTCGAGGCGAACCGCGACCGCCTGATCGAAGTCATGGCGGCCGAGACCGGCAAGACCATCGCCGAGGGCGACCCCGAGGTGAGTGAAGCGATCGACTTCGCGAACTACTACGCCGAGGGCGCCGAAGATCTCGATCGAATCGAGGGTGCGCGGTTCACGCCGTCCCGACTCACGGTTGTCACCCCGCCGTGGAACTTCCCGGTGGCCATTCCCGCGGGCTCGATGCTCGCGGCGCTCGCGGCCGGCAGCGCGGTGGTGATCAAGCCAGCCCCCCAGGCGCGACGCTCGGCCGGCGTGCTGCTCGAGGCGCTCTGGGAATCCGGTATCCCGCGCGATCTGCTCGCCCTCGTCGACATCGAGGAGGGCGCGCTCGGTCGCCAGCTCGTGTCGCACGAGCTCGTCGACCGGGTCATTCTGACGGGTGCCTACGAGACCGCGAAGCTGTTCCGCTCATGGCGGCGCGAGCTGCCGCTGCTGGCGGAGACCAGCGGCAAGAACGCCATCGTCGTCACCCCCAGCGCAGACCTCGACCTCGCCGTGGCCGACATCGTGAAGAGCGCGTTCGGCCACGCCGGGCAGAAGTGCTCGGCCGCCTCCCTCGTGATTCTGGTCGGCTCGGTCGCGCGCTCCGAGCGGTTCCACCGCCAACTCGTGGATGCCGTCAGCTCGCTGCGGGTCGGTTACGCGTCAGACCCGCTCACCGAGATGGGCCCGCTCATCGAGCCGGCTTCGGGCAAACTGCTCGATGCGTTCTCGGTGCTCGGCGAGGGCGAGAAGTGGCTCGTGGAGCCGGTGCGGCGCAGCTCTGACGGTCGCCTCTGGACCCCGGGCGTGCGCGAGGGCGTGCAGCCCTCGTCGACGTTCCACACCACCGAGTACTTCGGCCCCGTTCTCGGCATCATGCACGCCACATCGCTCGAGCACGCCATCGAGCTGCAGAACGGCACAGACTACGGACTCACGGCGGGCCTCCACTCGCTCGACGAGGCCGAGATCGAGCAGTGGCTGGCCACGGTCGAGGCCGGCAACCTCTACGTGAACCGCGGCATCACGGGCGCGATCGTCGAGCGCCAGCCGTTCGGCGGCTGGAAGCGCTCGGCGGTGGGCGCGGGTGCCAAGGCCGGCGGCCCGAACTACCTGATGCACCTCGGCACCTGGGCCACCGACGCCGGCGAGCCCAGCCAGAACCTGAGCAACGCCGGATTCGACGGCCGCGTGGGTGCGCTCCTCGACTCCGCGCAGCCCGGCCTCGACTGGACCCACTTCGACATCGCCCGGCGCGGTGCCAAGAGCGACGCCGTGGCGTGGGCGGGGCACTTCGCCCCCGTCGACCGGTCGGCCCTCGGAGTGGAGCGCAACATTCTGCGCTACCGCCCGGTGCCCACAACGGTGCGCCTCAGCGAGAACGCTCGACTGCACGAGCTGCTGCGCGTGCTCTCGGCGGCCACGCTCGTGCGTTCGAAGGTCACGGTCTCGTCGGCGCACAAGCTGCCGAGGCCCATGCGCGCCCTGCTCAAGGAGTGGGGCGTGAAGGTGTTCATCGAAGATGACGCCACGTGGCTCACGCGGGTGACGGCCGCCGAGGTGGCGACCCCGCGCATCCGGCTGATCGGCGGGTCGGCGATTGCCCTGGCCGAGGCTCTGGGTGACGAGCCGGATGTCGCGGTGTACGCCGGCGAGGTCACCCGCGCCGGCCGCGTCGAGCTACTGAGCTTCGTAAGGGAGCAGGCCATCTCGATGACGAACCACCGCTTCGGAAACCCCACCTCCCTGGCCGAGGGACTGCTCTAG
- a CDS encoding MerR family transcriptional regulator — MMHIGELADRTELSLRTIRHYDEVGLLKPSGRSEGGFRLYTERDFSRLMLIRRMKPLGFSLDEMTELLRLIDVLERGSLEQSSLERGDEPAARQQLAGFIEQATVQRQKLKKQLDMADEFLELLRQR, encoded by the coding sequence ATGATGCACATCGGAGAGCTGGCCGACCGCACCGAGCTCAGCCTCCGCACCATCCGGCACTACGACGAGGTGGGGCTGCTCAAGCCCTCCGGCCGCTCCGAGGGCGGATTCCGGCTCTACACGGAGCGGGATTTCTCGCGACTCATGCTCATCCGGCGCATGAAGCCGCTCGGCTTCTCGCTCGACGAGATGACCGAGCTGCTGCGCCTCATCGACGTTCTCGAGCGGGGCAGTCTCGAACAGAGCAGTCTCGAACGCGGCGACGAGCCAGCGGCGCGCCAGCAGCTCGCCGGCTTCATCGAGCAGGCCACGGTGCAGCGGCAGAAGCTCAAGAAGCAGCTCGACATGGCCGACGAGTTTCTCGAGCTGCTGCGCCAGCGCTGA
- a CDS encoding DUF4011 domain-containing protein encodes MDNITDEGAVSGPRPPRHAAPIDGRVDAPADAPADAVVDAPVDAPVDSPVDAPLTPEDALVLERLERLDDSPARVRNWKRDLLDLTLRNPLLNMPRTQKVLDLVVPPGLLPSIDDAVHAARKLRLSSGLDASGRKRVDGIDTDTPLAHDELSAVFRTSRTLFSQLEDEKHRKQLRAMKREAESLEQETGSNYLYLTLGTLVHTRPDGREARAPLFLLPVRLTGGLSFTPYFLAAEGDDLAQPNLCLLQWFETTQGLSLTELSEPAIDDSGLAIEAVFAGIRRQLAEAELPYRVEESVSLAILRFSTFQIWKDIDSNWRSLLSNGVVRHLVERPGETFVQPDGDAVPVVDEAALRLPIAADGSQMAAVVRATSGQSFVLEGPPGTGKSQTITNLIAHALTEGKTVLFVAEKQAALEVVKRRLDAIGLGAFSLELHGAKQSMNTIREQLRASLRLRVASDEHAWALANTRLRSAISELERHPARVHAPNAHGYTLWSAYDALATLGDGPSATIPAAWLGTPPSADVSAMAREFSDAAARFGLRPGHPWLVAGATDAAWLQAAAVTDSLRDLASARAHLDALSPSARAALGDLRPGTELPVAGRLLDARSRGLLPPVEALPTIDRASWRENADALRDDVEEYLMRHADALEKATPAAIEFDRLDELAEQSAKLDGAWFLPELRRRPLRSALRPLLASGVDPSGKAFTPLLESLKAARQDAQELIARAASLAGLVLPTGWAPYGPDAPEELGTAVRTSLGSVWLAKRTARAWGWIADEPSPADAAQLSDINDGWNRWLGAIGGTGLTVRQWSLGRDWVSAWTSDETTWLIDVRATGLLQLQRFTETRRQLEHIRETGLASFSTQLATGQIAPGHASEALLRGLASASLDERLDAGQLDTFDGDAQDRSVSAYREQGALVRSQLTSEVASELLSKRPFDADELRGEVAELARQIERKRGGLAFREVARRYPRALTSITPVFLMSPGSVAHFLDPDSITFDLVIFDEASQIRVPQSIGAMGRGKAVIVVGDSKQMPPTNIMQVDATGADTPAPGRDEPLVVEDLESILTEAVESGLPQLWLNWHYRSQDESLIAFSNATYYGNKLVSLPSPTSSSSQSNSPAAAGTPGTGLSWRRVDGVFDRGRSRTNEVEAQAIVDEIVSRLRSPLTRGESLGVVCFNVQQRDLILDKLEDSTDPVVQKALLAAPGSELFVKNLENVQGDERDTILFSLAFSKDPATGTLPLNFGPLNLAGGERRLNVAVTRAKRQVVLFSSFDPSDIQLTRSRAQGITDLKNYLEFAATRSVHALQGAAPLRLVPSDSGSGSGAPDAVAGNRGRFVDEIAAALRERGLEVETTVGLSAFTVDLAVKKRGQASWAVAVMVDGPGWASRPTVSDRDGAPNLLVDLMSWPAVVRAWLPAWLRDRQGLLARITEAVEHPATARRREPEAATMPAAARASTPTSASASAEDEHAQVLARELPLFEQADESAIHEQSQLDGDEAAASIVAEATVVLDIEGPIPVDRLVAILTKRFGHSRVGDAKRELLHSTVRAAFEVSPDDFAWPSALDAATWRGARRSPSTAARPVTDVSPQEIANTMELLLAESLSFDPDELLRETARVLGYARLTESTRLSMERGLTLAIDENRVRLEGTRLVLVA; translated from the coding sequence ATGGACAACATCACCGACGAGGGCGCCGTTTCGGGCCCGCGGCCGCCACGCCACGCAGCGCCGATCGACGGGCGTGTGGACGCACCCGCCGACGCTCCAGCCGATGCGGTCGTCGACGCACCGGTCGACGCACCGGTCGACTCCCCCGTCGATGCGCCCCTCACACCCGAAGACGCCCTCGTGCTCGAGCGGCTCGAGCGCCTCGACGACTCCCCCGCCCGCGTGCGCAACTGGAAGCGCGACCTGCTCGACCTCACGCTGCGCAACCCGCTGCTCAACATGCCGCGCACGCAGAAGGTGCTCGATCTCGTCGTGCCACCGGGGCTGCTCCCCTCGATCGACGACGCGGTTCACGCCGCCCGAAAGCTGCGCCTGTCGAGCGGACTCGACGCATCCGGCCGCAAGCGGGTCGACGGCATCGATACCGATACGCCGCTGGCCCACGACGAGCTCAGCGCCGTCTTTCGCACCTCGCGCACCCTCTTCTCTCAGCTCGAAGACGAAAAACACCGCAAGCAACTGCGGGCCATGAAGCGCGAGGCCGAGTCGCTCGAGCAGGAGACCGGTAGCAACTACCTGTACCTCACGCTGGGCACGCTCGTGCACACCCGACCGGATGGGCGCGAGGCCCGCGCTCCCCTGTTCCTGTTGCCGGTGCGGCTCACCGGCGGCCTGTCGTTCACCCCCTATTTCTTGGCGGCCGAGGGCGATGACCTCGCCCAGCCGAACCTCTGCCTGCTGCAGTGGTTCGAGACCACCCAGGGCCTGTCGCTGACGGAGCTCAGCGAGCCAGCCATCGACGACAGCGGGCTGGCGATCGAGGCGGTTTTCGCCGGTATCCGGCGCCAGCTGGCCGAGGCCGAGCTGCCGTATCGGGTCGAGGAGAGCGTGAGCCTCGCGATTCTGCGCTTCTCGACCTTTCAGATCTGGAAGGACATCGACAGCAACTGGCGCTCGCTGCTGTCGAACGGCGTCGTGCGCCACCTGGTCGAGCGACCGGGCGAGACATTCGTGCAGCCCGACGGCGATGCGGTTCCCGTCGTAGACGAGGCGGCACTGCGTCTGCCGATCGCGGCGGACGGCTCCCAGATGGCGGCCGTCGTTCGGGCCACGAGCGGGCAGTCCTTCGTGCTCGAAGGCCCTCCCGGAACCGGCAAGTCGCAGACCATCACCAACCTCATCGCGCACGCGCTCACCGAGGGCAAGACCGTGTTGTTCGTCGCCGAGAAGCAGGCGGCCCTCGAGGTCGTGAAACGGCGACTCGACGCCATCGGTCTCGGCGCGTTCAGCCTCGAGCTGCACGGAGCGAAGCAGTCGATGAACACCATCCGCGAGCAGCTGCGCGCGTCGCTGCGCTTGCGCGTCGCGAGCGACGAGCACGCCTGGGCGCTCGCCAACACGCGGCTGCGCTCCGCTATCTCAGAGCTCGAGCGCCATCCGGCCCGCGTGCACGCGCCCAACGCCCACGGCTACACGCTGTGGTCTGCCTACGATGCCCTTGCTACGCTGGGCGACGGCCCGTCGGCCACGATTCCTGCGGCCTGGCTGGGCACCCCACCGAGTGCCGATGTGTCGGCCATGGCGCGGGAGTTCAGCGACGCGGCGGCACGCTTCGGGCTGCGCCCGGGGCATCCATGGCTCGTGGCCGGCGCGACCGATGCCGCCTGGCTGCAGGCCGCCGCGGTCACCGACTCGCTGCGCGACCTCGCCTCCGCCCGCGCCCACCTCGACGCGCTCTCGCCGTCTGCGCGCGCCGCGCTGGGAGATCTGCGCCCAGGAACAGAACTTCCCGTGGCCGGCCGCCTGCTCGACGCCAGATCACGGGGCCTGCTGCCGCCGGTCGAAGCTCTCCCGACGATCGATCGGGCGAGCTGGCGCGAGAACGCCGACGCCCTGCGCGACGACGTCGAGGAATACCTCATGCGCCACGCGGACGCGCTCGAGAAGGCCACCCCCGCGGCCATCGAATTCGACCGGCTCGACGAGCTGGCTGAGCAGAGCGCGAAGCTCGACGGCGCCTGGTTTCTGCCCGAGCTGCGCCGCCGGCCGCTCCGCTCGGCGCTGAGGCCCCTGCTCGCTTCCGGCGTCGACCCGTCGGGCAAGGCGTTCACCCCGCTCCTCGAGTCGCTCAAGGCCGCCCGGCAGGATGCGCAGGAGCTCATCGCCCGCGCCGCCTCGCTGGCGGGTCTCGTCCTGCCCACGGGCTGGGCACCATACGGCCCCGATGCACCCGAGGAACTCGGCACGGCCGTGCGCACCTCTCTCGGATCGGTGTGGCTCGCCAAGCGAACCGCCCGCGCCTGGGGCTGGATCGCCGACGAGCCGAGCCCGGCAGACGCCGCGCAGCTCAGCGACATCAACGACGGCTGGAACCGCTGGCTCGGTGCCATCGGAGGCACCGGCCTCACCGTGCGCCAGTGGTCGCTCGGCCGCGACTGGGTCTCGGCCTGGACGAGCGACGAGACCACCTGGCTCATCGACGTGCGCGCCACCGGCCTGCTGCAGCTGCAGCGCTTCACCGAGACGAGGCGCCAGCTCGAACACATTCGCGAGACCGGGCTTGCGAGCTTCAGCACGCAGCTGGCGACCGGGCAGATCGCGCCGGGCCACGCATCCGAGGCCCTGCTGCGCGGGCTGGCCAGCGCCTCGCTCGACGAGCGGCTCGACGCCGGGCAGCTCGACACCTTCGACGGAGACGCGCAGGACCGCAGTGTCAGCGCCTACCGCGAGCAGGGTGCCCTCGTGCGCTCACAGCTGACGAGCGAGGTGGCCTCGGAGCTGCTGTCGAAGCGACCCTTCGACGCCGACGAGCTGCGCGGCGAGGTCGCCGAGCTGGCCAGGCAGATCGAGCGTAAGCGAGGCGGCCTGGCCTTTCGCGAGGTGGCGCGGCGTTACCCGCGGGCGCTCACGTCGATCACGCCGGTGTTCTTGATGAGCCCCGGATCGGTGGCGCACTTCCTCGACCCCGACAGCATCACCTTCGACCTGGTGATCTTCGACGAGGCCTCGCAGATTCGCGTGCCGCAGTCGATCGGTGCCATGGGCCGCGGCAAGGCCGTGATCGTGGTGGGCGATTCGAAGCAGATGCCGCCGACCAACATCATGCAGGTGGATGCGACCGGCGCGGACACCCCCGCCCCAGGGCGCGACGAGCCGCTGGTGGTCGAAGACCTGGAGTCGATCCTCACCGAGGCCGTGGAGTCCGGCCTGCCGCAGCTGTGGCTCAACTGGCACTACCGCAGCCAAGACGAGAGTCTCATCGCGTTCTCGAACGCCACGTACTACGGCAACAAGCTGGTGAGCCTGCCGTCGCCCACGAGTTCGTCGAGCCAGAGCAACTCACCAGCGGCGGCGGGCACGCCGGGCACCGGGCTCAGCTGGCGCCGCGTCGACGGGGTCTTCGATCGCGGCCGCTCTCGCACCAACGAGGTCGAGGCGCAGGCCATCGTCGACGAGATCGTCTCGCGGCTGAGATCCCCCCTCACCCGGGGCGAGTCGCTCGGCGTCGTGTGTTTCAACGTGCAGCAGCGCGACCTCATTCTCGACAAGCTCGAAGACAGCACCGATCCGGTCGTGCAGAAGGCCCTGCTCGCGGCCCCCGGCTCGGAGCTCTTCGTGAAGAACCTCGAGAATGTGCAGGGCGACGAGCGCGACACCATCTTGTTCTCACTGGCCTTCTCGAAGGACCCGGCCACCGGCACGCTGCCTCTCAACTTCGGACCGCTCAACCTGGCCGGCGGCGAGCGCCGACTCAATGTCGCCGTCACCCGGGCCAAGCGCCAGGTCGTGCTGTTCAGCTCGTTCGACCCTTCCGACATTCAGCTCACCCGCTCACGCGCGCAGGGCATCACCGATCTCAAGAACTACCTCGAGTTCGCTGCGACGCGCAGCGTGCATGCACTGCAGGGCGCTGCACCGCTGCGCCTCGTACCGAGCGACTCAGGCTCGGGCTCGGGCGCTCCGGATGCCGTGGCCGGCAACCGTGGACGTTTCGTCGACGAGATCGCTGCCGCCCTGCGCGAGCGCGGCCTCGAGGTCGAGACGACCGTGGGCCTCTCTGCCTTCACCGTGGATCTCGCCGTGAAAAAGCGCGGCCAGGCATCGTGGGCGGTCGCCGTGATGGTCGACGGTCCGGGCTGGGCATCGCGCCCCACCGTCTCCGACCGTGACGGGGCACCGAACCTGCTGGTCGACCTCATGTCGTGGCCAGCGGTCGTGCGGGCGTGGCTTCCGGCGTGGCTTCGTGATCGACAGGGGCTGCTGGCGCGCATCACCGAGGCGGTCGAGCATCCGGCCACCGCGCGGCGGCGTGAGCCGGAGGCCGCGACCATGCCGGCCGCCGCGCGCGCATCGACACCCACGTCGGCATCGGCATCGGCAGAAGACGAGCACGCACAGGTTCTGGCCCGGGAGCTTCCGCTCTTCGAGCAGGCCGACGAGAGCGCGATCCACGAGCAGTCCCAGCTCGACGGCGACGAGGCCGCCGCCAGCATCGTCGCCGAGGCGACAGTGGTCCTCGACATCGAGGGGCCGATTCCGGTCGACCGCCTCGTTGCGATCCTCACCAAGCGCTTCGGCCACAGCCGCGTCGGTGACGCCAAGCGCGAGCTTCTGCACTCGACGGTACGCGCGGCCTTCGAGGTGTCACCCGACGACTTCGCGTGGCCCTCGGCCCTCGATGCCGCAACCTGGCGCGGAGCCCGCCGCTCCCCCTCGACCGCAGCCCGCCCGGTGACCGACGTCAGTCCGCAGGAGATCGCCAACACGATGGAGCTGCTGCTCGCCGAATCGCTGAGCTTCGACCCCGACGAGCTGCTGCGCGAGACCGCGCGGGTACTGGGCTACGCCAGGCTCACCGAATCGACGCGCCTCTCGATGGAGCGCGGCCTCACGCTGGCTATCGACGAGAACCGCGTGCGCCTCGAGGGCACTCGGCTGGTACTGGTGGCGTAG